The proteins below are encoded in one region of Corvus hawaiiensis isolate bCorHaw1 chromosome 3, bCorHaw1.pri.cur, whole genome shotgun sequence:
- the BCLAF1 gene encoding bcl-2-associated transcription factor 1 isoform X1, translating to MGRSNSRSHSSRSKSRSQSSSRSRSRSHSRKKRYSSRSRSRTYSRSRSRDRVYSRDYRRDYRNNRGMRRPYGYRGRGRGYYQGGGGRYHRGGYRPVWNRRHSRSPRRGRSRSRSPKRRSVSSQRSRSRSRRSYRSSRSPRSSSSRSSSPYSKSPVSSKRRASLEKQAKKTEGAPLQDSPLKNKSQDEQKDTFEHDPSESLDDFNKSSAASGDIWPGLSAYDNSPRSPHSPSIATPPSQSSSCSDAPLLSTAHSAKDTPQHSHSIQHSPERSGSGSLGNGSSRYSPSQNSPLHHIPSRRSPAKTIPSQSAPREEARVRSFYPEGSEQETAKGGKFMKRYTDEESRVYLLDRGNTREKEAQKERGSEKGRTEGEREWEEQETLDFFVDKETGKEKFNDSEGEDTEETEDYRQFRKSVLADQGKNFPTASHRNAEEEGTKYKSKMSIKGSRESDGFRDEKSYKLKETGYVVERPSATKDKHKEEDKSSERLMMKKETQSPEQVKSEKLKELFDYSPPLHKNLDAREKSTFREESPLRIKMIASDSHRPEVKLKMAPVPLDDSNRPASLTKDRLLASTLVHSVKKEQEFRSIFDHIKLPQASKSTSESFIQHIVSLVHHVKEQYFKSAGMTLNERFTAYQKATEEHCTRQKSPEIHRRIDISPSTLRKHTRLAGEERIFKEESQKGDKKLRCDSADLRHDIDRRRKERSKERGDSKGSRESSGSRKQEKTPKDYKDYKSYKDDSKQKRDQDRARSSPSSSPSSSSSSSREEKDCKKERDEEFKTHHEQKEYSGFAGVNRPRGTFFRIRGRGRARGVFAGTNTGPSNSNTTFQKRPKEEEWDPEYTPKSKKYFLHDDRDDGVDYWAKRGRGRGTFQRGRGRFNFKKSGSSPKWTHDKYQGDGIVEDEEETIENNEEKDRRKEEKE from the exons ATGGGTCGATCTAATTCTAGATCACATTCTTCAAGATCAAAGTCCAGATCTCAGTCCAGCTCTAGGTCAAGATCCAGATCACATTCAAGAAAAAAGAGATACAG ttctaGGTCTCGGTCAAGGACGTATTCCCGATCTCGGAGCAGAGATCGTGTTTATTCTAGAGATTATCGCAGAGATTACAGAAATAATAGAGGAATGAGACGTCCTTATGGTTACAGAGGAAGAGGTAGAGGGTATTATCAAGGAGGAGGTGGTAGATACCATCGTGGAGGTTATAGGCCTGTCTGGAACCGAAGACACTCCAGAAGCCCTAGGCGTGGCCGCTCACGTTCCAGAAGTCCAAAACGAAGGTCTGTGTCTTCCCAGAGGTCCCGGAGCAGGTCTCGTCGATCTTACAGATCTTCCAGGTCCCCAAGGTCCTCTTCATCACGTTCTTCATCCCCATACAGCAAATCACCTGTCTCTTCCAAAAGACGTGCGTCTCTGGAAAAGCAGGCAAAGAAAACTGAAGGGGCTCCTTTGCAAGACAGTcccttgaaaaataaatcacaagaTGAACAGAAAGATACATTTGAACATGACCCATCAGAGTCTCTTGACGATTTTAACAAATCATCAGCAGCTTCTGGCGACATTTGGCCTGGCCTTTCAGCGTATGATAACAGTCCAAGGTCACCCCATAGTCCTTCTATTGCCACCCCACCTAGTCAGAGTTCATCTTGCTCTGATGCCCCTCTGCTTAGCACAGCCCACTCAGCAAAGGATACACCTCAGCATTCCCATTCCATTCAGCATAGTCCTGAGAGATCTGGCTCTGGTTCTCTTGGAAATGGTTCTAGCCGCTATAGTCCTTCTCAGAATAGCCCATTGCATCATATCCCTTCAAGGAGAAGCCCTGCAAAGACAATCCCATCACAGAGTGCCCCCCGTGAGGAGGCTCGAGTGCGGTCGTTTTATCCTGAGGGCAGTGAACAGGAAACTGCAAAAGGTGGAAAGTTTATGAAAAG GTACACAGATGAAGAGTCTAGAGTATACCTGCTTGATAGGGGTAATACCAGGGAGAAGGAGGCCCAGAAGGAGAGAGGATCAGAAAAAGGGAGgacagagggagaaagggaatgGGAGGAACAGGAAACTTTAGATTTTTTCGTTGATAAAGAGACTGGGAAGGAAAAGTTTAATGACTCTGAAGGGGAGGACACAGAGGAGACAGAGGATTACAGACAGTTCAGAAAGTCTGTCCTGGCAGATCAGGGTAAAAATTTTCCTACTGCATCTCACCGGAatgctgaggaggaaggaacCAAATACAAATCTAAAATGTCAATCAAGGGCAGTAGAGAGAGCGATGGATTTAGAGATGAGAAAAGTTATAAGCTTAAAGAGACTGGCTATGTAGTGGAAAGGCCTAGTGCAACAAAAGATAAGCACAAGGAAGAAGACAAGAGTTCTGAGAGACTAATGATGAAGAAAGAAACTCAGTCACCTGAGCAGGTAAAGTCTGAAAAGCTCAAAGAACTCTTTGATTACAGTCCTCCTCTACACAAGAATCTGGATGCGAGAGAAAAATCCACCTTCAGAGAGGAGAGCCCACTTAGGATCAAAATGATAGCCAGTGACTCCCATCGTCCTGAAGTTAAACTCAAAATGGCACCAGTACCTCTTGATGATTCCAATAG ACCTGCTTCCTTGACTAAAGACAGGCTGCTTGCTAGCACACTTGTCCATTCCGTCAAGAAGGAGCAAGAGTTCCGATCCATCTTTGACCACATTAAGTTGCCACAGGCCAGCAAAAGCACATCAGAGTCATTTATTCAGCACATTGTGTCCTTGGTTCACCATGTCAAAG AGCAATACTTCAAGTCAGCTGGAATGACCCTAAATGAGAGGTTCACTGCGTATCAAAAAGCAACTGAAGAACACTGCACCCGACAAAAGAGCCCAGAAATACATAG gAGGATTGACATCTCTCCAAGTACCCTGAGGAAGCATACCCGTTTAGCAGGTGAAGAGAGAATCTTTAAAGAAGAAAGTCAAAAA GGAGATAAAAAATTAAGGTGTGATTCTGCTGATCTTCGGCATGACATTGACCGACGTAGAAAAGAACGAAGTAAAGAGCGAGGAGACTCAAAGGGTTCCAGGGAATCCAGTGGGTcaagaaagcaggagaaaactCCAAAAGATTACAAGGATTACAAATCTTACAAAGACGACAG taaacaAAAAAGAGACCAAGACCGTGCTCGGTCCTCCCCATCTTCCTCCCCATCTTCTTCCTCATCCAGTTCTCGAGAAGAAAAGGAttgcaagaaagaaagagatgaaGAGTTCAAAACCCACCATGAACAGAAGGAATACTCTGGTTTTGCAGGAGTCAACAGGCCAAGAGGCACCTTT TTTCGAATTAGGGGCAGAGGAAGAGCCAGAGGAGTCTTTGCTGGAACAAATACTGGTCCCAGCAACTCAAATACTACTTTTCAGAAGAGACCGAAGGAAGAGGAATGGGATCCTGAATATACCCCAAAAAGCAAGAAATACTTCTTG CATGATGACAGAGATGATGGTGTGGATTATTGGGCCAAAAGAGGAAGAGGCCGTGGTACTTTCCAGCGTGGCAGAGGGCGTTTTAACTTCAAAAAGTCAGGTAGCAGTCCGAAGTGGACACATGACAAATACCAAGGGGATGGGATTgtggaagatgaagaagaaacaattgagaataatgaagaaaaggacagacgcaaagaagaaaag gAATAA
- the BCLAF1 gene encoding bcl-2-associated transcription factor 1 isoform X4 — protein sequence MGRSNSRSHSSRSKSRSQSSSRSRSRSHSRKKRYSSRSRSRTYSRSRSRDRVYSRDYRRDYRNNRGMRRPYGYRGRGRGYYQGGGGRYHRGGYRPVWNRRHSRSPRRGRSRSRSPKRRSVSSQRSRSRSRRSYRSSRSPRSSSSRSSSPYSKSPVSSKRRASLEKQAKKTEGAPLQDSPLKNKSQDEQKDTFEHDPSESLDDFNKSSAASGDIWPGLSAYDNSPRSPHSPSIATPPSQSSSCSDAPLLSTAHSAKDTPQHSHSIQHSPERSGSGSLGNGSSRYSPSQNSPLHHIPSRRSPAKTIPSQSAPREEARVRSFYPEGSEQETAKGGKFMKSPPLHKNLDAREKSTFREESPLRIKMIASDSHRPEVKLKMAPVPLDDSNRPASLTKDRLLASTLVHSVKKEQEFRSIFDHIKLPQASKSTSESFIQHIVSLVHHVKEQYFKSAGMTLNERFTAYQKATEEHCTRQKSPEIHRRIDISPSTLRKHTRLAGEERIFKEESQKGDKKLRCDSADLRHDIDRRRKERSKERGDSKGSRESSGSRKQEKTPKDYKDYKSYKDDSKQKRDQDRARSSPSSSPSSSSSSSREEKDCKKERDEEFKTHHEQKEYSGFAGVNRPRGTFFRIRGRGRARGVFAGTNTGPSNSNTTFQKRPKEEEWDPEYTPKSKKYFLHDDRDDGVDYWAKRGRGRGTFQRGRGRFNFKKSGSSPKWTHDKYQGDGIVEDEEETIENNEEKDRRKEEKE from the exons ATGGGTCGATCTAATTCTAGATCACATTCTTCAAGATCAAAGTCCAGATCTCAGTCCAGCTCTAGGTCAAGATCCAGATCACATTCAAGAAAAAAGAGATACAG ttctaGGTCTCGGTCAAGGACGTATTCCCGATCTCGGAGCAGAGATCGTGTTTATTCTAGAGATTATCGCAGAGATTACAGAAATAATAGAGGAATGAGACGTCCTTATGGTTACAGAGGAAGAGGTAGAGGGTATTATCAAGGAGGAGGTGGTAGATACCATCGTGGAGGTTATAGGCCTGTCTGGAACCGAAGACACTCCAGAAGCCCTAGGCGTGGCCGCTCACGTTCCAGAAGTCCAAAACGAAGGTCTGTGTCTTCCCAGAGGTCCCGGAGCAGGTCTCGTCGATCTTACAGATCTTCCAGGTCCCCAAGGTCCTCTTCATCACGTTCTTCATCCCCATACAGCAAATCACCTGTCTCTTCCAAAAGACGTGCGTCTCTGGAAAAGCAGGCAAAGAAAACTGAAGGGGCTCCTTTGCAAGACAGTcccttgaaaaataaatcacaagaTGAACAGAAAGATACATTTGAACATGACCCATCAGAGTCTCTTGACGATTTTAACAAATCATCAGCAGCTTCTGGCGACATTTGGCCTGGCCTTTCAGCGTATGATAACAGTCCAAGGTCACCCCATAGTCCTTCTATTGCCACCCCACCTAGTCAGAGTTCATCTTGCTCTGATGCCCCTCTGCTTAGCACAGCCCACTCAGCAAAGGATACACCTCAGCATTCCCATTCCATTCAGCATAGTCCTGAGAGATCTGGCTCTGGTTCTCTTGGAAATGGTTCTAGCCGCTATAGTCCTTCTCAGAATAGCCCATTGCATCATATCCCTTCAAGGAGAAGCCCTGCAAAGACAATCCCATCACAGAGTGCCCCCCGTGAGGAGGCTCGAGTGCGGTCGTTTTATCCTGAGGGCAGTGAACAGGAAACTGCAAAAGGTGGAAAGTTTATGAAAAG TCCTCCTCTACACAAGAATCTGGATGCGAGAGAAAAATCCACCTTCAGAGAGGAGAGCCCACTTAGGATCAAAATGATAGCCAGTGACTCCCATCGTCCTGAAGTTAAACTCAAAATGGCACCAGTACCTCTTGATGATTCCAATAG ACCTGCTTCCTTGACTAAAGACAGGCTGCTTGCTAGCACACTTGTCCATTCCGTCAAGAAGGAGCAAGAGTTCCGATCCATCTTTGACCACATTAAGTTGCCACAGGCCAGCAAAAGCACATCAGAGTCATTTATTCAGCACATTGTGTCCTTGGTTCACCATGTCAAAG AGCAATACTTCAAGTCAGCTGGAATGACCCTAAATGAGAGGTTCACTGCGTATCAAAAAGCAACTGAAGAACACTGCACCCGACAAAAGAGCCCAGAAATACATAG gAGGATTGACATCTCTCCAAGTACCCTGAGGAAGCATACCCGTTTAGCAGGTGAAGAGAGAATCTTTAAAGAAGAAAGTCAAAAA GGAGATAAAAAATTAAGGTGTGATTCTGCTGATCTTCGGCATGACATTGACCGACGTAGAAAAGAACGAAGTAAAGAGCGAGGAGACTCAAAGGGTTCCAGGGAATCCAGTGGGTcaagaaagcaggagaaaactCCAAAAGATTACAAGGATTACAAATCTTACAAAGACGACAG taaacaAAAAAGAGACCAAGACCGTGCTCGGTCCTCCCCATCTTCCTCCCCATCTTCTTCCTCATCCAGTTCTCGAGAAGAAAAGGAttgcaagaaagaaagagatgaaGAGTTCAAAACCCACCATGAACAGAAGGAATACTCTGGTTTTGCAGGAGTCAACAGGCCAAGAGGCACCTTT TTTCGAATTAGGGGCAGAGGAAGAGCCAGAGGAGTCTTTGCTGGAACAAATACTGGTCCCAGCAACTCAAATACTACTTTTCAGAAGAGACCGAAGGAAGAGGAATGGGATCCTGAATATACCCCAAAAAGCAAGAAATACTTCTTG CATGATGACAGAGATGATGGTGTGGATTATTGGGCCAAAAGAGGAAGAGGCCGTGGTACTTTCCAGCGTGGCAGAGGGCGTTTTAACTTCAAAAAGTCAGGTAGCAGTCCGAAGTGGACACATGACAAATACCAAGGGGATGGGATTgtggaagatgaagaagaaacaattgagaataatgaagaaaaggacagacgcaaagaagaaaag gAATAA
- the BCLAF1 gene encoding bcl-2-associated transcription factor 1 isoform X3, whose product MGRSNSRSHSSRSKSRSQSSSRSRSRSHSRKKRYSSRSRSRTYSRSRSRDRVYSRDYRRDYRNNRGMRRPYGYRGRGRGYYQGGGGRYHRGGYRPVWNRRHSRSPRRGRSRSRSPKRRSVSSQRSRSRSRRSYRSSRSPRSSSSRSSSPYSKSPVSSKRRASLEKQAKKTEGAPLQDSPLKNKSQDEQKDTFEHDPSESLDDFNKSSAASGDIWPGLSAYDNSPRSPHSPSIATPPSQSSSCSDAPLLSTAHSAKDTPQHSHSIQHSPERSGSGSLGNGSSRYSPSQNSPLHHIPSRRSPAKTIPSQSAPREEARVRSFYPEGSEQETAKGGKFMKRYTDEESRVYLLDRGNTREKEAQKERGSEKGRTEGEREWEEQETLDFFVDKETGKEKFNDSEGEDTEETEDYRQFRKSVLADQGKNFPTASHRNAEEEGTKYKSKMSIKGSRESDGFRDEKSYKLKETGYVVERPSATKDKHKEEDKSSERLMMKKETQSPEQVKSEKLKELFDYSPPLHKNLDAREKSTFREESPLRIKMIASDSHRPEVKLKMAPVPLDDSNRPASLTKDRLLASTLVHSVKKEQEFRSIFDHIKLPQASKSTSESFIQHIVSLVHHVKEQYFKSAGMTLNERFTAYQKATEEHCTRQKSPEIHRRIDISPSTLRKHTRLAGEERIFKEESQKGDKKLRCDSADLRHDIDRRRKERSKERGDSKGSRESSGSRKQEKTPKDYKDYKSYKDDSKYVLSVFYTAYGG is encoded by the exons ATGGGTCGATCTAATTCTAGATCACATTCTTCAAGATCAAAGTCCAGATCTCAGTCCAGCTCTAGGTCAAGATCCAGATCACATTCAAGAAAAAAGAGATACAG ttctaGGTCTCGGTCAAGGACGTATTCCCGATCTCGGAGCAGAGATCGTGTTTATTCTAGAGATTATCGCAGAGATTACAGAAATAATAGAGGAATGAGACGTCCTTATGGTTACAGAGGAAGAGGTAGAGGGTATTATCAAGGAGGAGGTGGTAGATACCATCGTGGAGGTTATAGGCCTGTCTGGAACCGAAGACACTCCAGAAGCCCTAGGCGTGGCCGCTCACGTTCCAGAAGTCCAAAACGAAGGTCTGTGTCTTCCCAGAGGTCCCGGAGCAGGTCTCGTCGATCTTACAGATCTTCCAGGTCCCCAAGGTCCTCTTCATCACGTTCTTCATCCCCATACAGCAAATCACCTGTCTCTTCCAAAAGACGTGCGTCTCTGGAAAAGCAGGCAAAGAAAACTGAAGGGGCTCCTTTGCAAGACAGTcccttgaaaaataaatcacaagaTGAACAGAAAGATACATTTGAACATGACCCATCAGAGTCTCTTGACGATTTTAACAAATCATCAGCAGCTTCTGGCGACATTTGGCCTGGCCTTTCAGCGTATGATAACAGTCCAAGGTCACCCCATAGTCCTTCTATTGCCACCCCACCTAGTCAGAGTTCATCTTGCTCTGATGCCCCTCTGCTTAGCACAGCCCACTCAGCAAAGGATACACCTCAGCATTCCCATTCCATTCAGCATAGTCCTGAGAGATCTGGCTCTGGTTCTCTTGGAAATGGTTCTAGCCGCTATAGTCCTTCTCAGAATAGCCCATTGCATCATATCCCTTCAAGGAGAAGCCCTGCAAAGACAATCCCATCACAGAGTGCCCCCCGTGAGGAGGCTCGAGTGCGGTCGTTTTATCCTGAGGGCAGTGAACAGGAAACTGCAAAAGGTGGAAAGTTTATGAAAAG GTACACAGATGAAGAGTCTAGAGTATACCTGCTTGATAGGGGTAATACCAGGGAGAAGGAGGCCCAGAAGGAGAGAGGATCAGAAAAAGGGAGgacagagggagaaagggaatgGGAGGAACAGGAAACTTTAGATTTTTTCGTTGATAAAGAGACTGGGAAGGAAAAGTTTAATGACTCTGAAGGGGAGGACACAGAGGAGACAGAGGATTACAGACAGTTCAGAAAGTCTGTCCTGGCAGATCAGGGTAAAAATTTTCCTACTGCATCTCACCGGAatgctgaggaggaaggaacCAAATACAAATCTAAAATGTCAATCAAGGGCAGTAGAGAGAGCGATGGATTTAGAGATGAGAAAAGTTATAAGCTTAAAGAGACTGGCTATGTAGTGGAAAGGCCTAGTGCAACAAAAGATAAGCACAAGGAAGAAGACAAGAGTTCTGAGAGACTAATGATGAAGAAAGAAACTCAGTCACCTGAGCAGGTAAAGTCTGAAAAGCTCAAAGAACTCTTTGATTACAGTCCTCCTCTACACAAGAATCTGGATGCGAGAGAAAAATCCACCTTCAGAGAGGAGAGCCCACTTAGGATCAAAATGATAGCCAGTGACTCCCATCGTCCTGAAGTTAAACTCAAAATGGCACCAGTACCTCTTGATGATTCCAATAG ACCTGCTTCCTTGACTAAAGACAGGCTGCTTGCTAGCACACTTGTCCATTCCGTCAAGAAGGAGCAAGAGTTCCGATCCATCTTTGACCACATTAAGTTGCCACAGGCCAGCAAAAGCACATCAGAGTCATTTATTCAGCACATTGTGTCCTTGGTTCACCATGTCAAAG AGCAATACTTCAAGTCAGCTGGAATGACCCTAAATGAGAGGTTCACTGCGTATCAAAAAGCAACTGAAGAACACTGCACCCGACAAAAGAGCCCAGAAATACATAG gAGGATTGACATCTCTCCAAGTACCCTGAGGAAGCATACCCGTTTAGCAGGTGAAGAGAGAATCTTTAAAGAAGAAAGTCAAAAA GGAGATAAAAAATTAAGGTGTGATTCTGCTGATCTTCGGCATGACATTGACCGACGTAGAAAAGAACGAAGTAAAGAGCGAGGAGACTCAAAGGGTTCCAGGGAATCCAGTGGGTcaagaaagcaggagaaaactCCAAAAGATTACAAGGATTACAAATCTTACAAAGACGACAG CAAATATGTATTATCTGTCTTTTACACGGCTTATGGTGGATGA
- the BCLAF1 gene encoding bcl-2-associated transcription factor 1 isoform X2 has product MGRSNSRSHSSRSKSRSQSSSRSRSRSHSRKKRYSSRSRSRTYSRSRSRDRVYSRDYRRDYRNNRGMRRPYGYRGRGRGYYQGGGGRYHRGGYRPVWNRRHSRSPRRGRSRSRSPKRRSVSSQRSRSRSRRSYRSSRSPRSSSSRSSSPYSKSPVSSKRRASLEKQAKKTEGAPLQDSPLKNKSQDEQKDTFEHDPSESLDDFNKSSAASGDIWPGLSAYDNSPRSPHSPSIATPPSQSSSCSDAPLLSTAHSAKDTPQHSHSIQHSPERSGSGSLGNGSSRYSPSQNSPLHHIPSRRSPAKTIPSQSAPREEARVRSFYPEGSEQETAKGGKFMKRYTDEESRVYLLDRGNTREKEAQKERGSEKGRTEGEREWEEQETLDFFVDKETGKEKFNDSEGEDTEETEDYRQFRKSVLADQGKNFPTASHRNAEEEGTKYKSKMSIKGSRESDGFRDEKSYKLKETGYVVERPSATKDKHKEEDKSSERLMMKKETQSPEQVKSEKLKELFDYSPPLHKNLDAREKSTFREESPLRIKMIASDSHRPEVKLKMAPVPLDDSNRPASLTKDRLLASTLVHSVKKEQEFRSIFDHIKLPQASKSTSESFIQHIVSLVHHVKEQYFKSAGMTLNERFTAYQKATEEHCTRQKSPEIHRRIDISPSTLRKHTRLAGEERIFKEESQKGDKKLRCDSADLRHDIDRRRKERSKERGDSKGSRESSGSRKQEKTPKDYKDYKSYKDDSKQKRDQDRARSSPSSSPSSSSSSSREEKDCKKERDEEFKTHHEQKEYSGFAGVNRPRGTFHDDRDDGVDYWAKRGRGRGTFQRGRGRFNFKKSGSSPKWTHDKYQGDGIVEDEEETIENNEEKDRRKEEKE; this is encoded by the exons ATGGGTCGATCTAATTCTAGATCACATTCTTCAAGATCAAAGTCCAGATCTCAGTCCAGCTCTAGGTCAAGATCCAGATCACATTCAAGAAAAAAGAGATACAG ttctaGGTCTCGGTCAAGGACGTATTCCCGATCTCGGAGCAGAGATCGTGTTTATTCTAGAGATTATCGCAGAGATTACAGAAATAATAGAGGAATGAGACGTCCTTATGGTTACAGAGGAAGAGGTAGAGGGTATTATCAAGGAGGAGGTGGTAGATACCATCGTGGAGGTTATAGGCCTGTCTGGAACCGAAGACACTCCAGAAGCCCTAGGCGTGGCCGCTCACGTTCCAGAAGTCCAAAACGAAGGTCTGTGTCTTCCCAGAGGTCCCGGAGCAGGTCTCGTCGATCTTACAGATCTTCCAGGTCCCCAAGGTCCTCTTCATCACGTTCTTCATCCCCATACAGCAAATCACCTGTCTCTTCCAAAAGACGTGCGTCTCTGGAAAAGCAGGCAAAGAAAACTGAAGGGGCTCCTTTGCAAGACAGTcccttgaaaaataaatcacaagaTGAACAGAAAGATACATTTGAACATGACCCATCAGAGTCTCTTGACGATTTTAACAAATCATCAGCAGCTTCTGGCGACATTTGGCCTGGCCTTTCAGCGTATGATAACAGTCCAAGGTCACCCCATAGTCCTTCTATTGCCACCCCACCTAGTCAGAGTTCATCTTGCTCTGATGCCCCTCTGCTTAGCACAGCCCACTCAGCAAAGGATACACCTCAGCATTCCCATTCCATTCAGCATAGTCCTGAGAGATCTGGCTCTGGTTCTCTTGGAAATGGTTCTAGCCGCTATAGTCCTTCTCAGAATAGCCCATTGCATCATATCCCTTCAAGGAGAAGCCCTGCAAAGACAATCCCATCACAGAGTGCCCCCCGTGAGGAGGCTCGAGTGCGGTCGTTTTATCCTGAGGGCAGTGAACAGGAAACTGCAAAAGGTGGAAAGTTTATGAAAAG GTACACAGATGAAGAGTCTAGAGTATACCTGCTTGATAGGGGTAATACCAGGGAGAAGGAGGCCCAGAAGGAGAGAGGATCAGAAAAAGGGAGgacagagggagaaagggaatgGGAGGAACAGGAAACTTTAGATTTTTTCGTTGATAAAGAGACTGGGAAGGAAAAGTTTAATGACTCTGAAGGGGAGGACACAGAGGAGACAGAGGATTACAGACAGTTCAGAAAGTCTGTCCTGGCAGATCAGGGTAAAAATTTTCCTACTGCATCTCACCGGAatgctgaggaggaaggaacCAAATACAAATCTAAAATGTCAATCAAGGGCAGTAGAGAGAGCGATGGATTTAGAGATGAGAAAAGTTATAAGCTTAAAGAGACTGGCTATGTAGTGGAAAGGCCTAGTGCAACAAAAGATAAGCACAAGGAAGAAGACAAGAGTTCTGAGAGACTAATGATGAAGAAAGAAACTCAGTCACCTGAGCAGGTAAAGTCTGAAAAGCTCAAAGAACTCTTTGATTACAGTCCTCCTCTACACAAGAATCTGGATGCGAGAGAAAAATCCACCTTCAGAGAGGAGAGCCCACTTAGGATCAAAATGATAGCCAGTGACTCCCATCGTCCTGAAGTTAAACTCAAAATGGCACCAGTACCTCTTGATGATTCCAATAG ACCTGCTTCCTTGACTAAAGACAGGCTGCTTGCTAGCACACTTGTCCATTCCGTCAAGAAGGAGCAAGAGTTCCGATCCATCTTTGACCACATTAAGTTGCCACAGGCCAGCAAAAGCACATCAGAGTCATTTATTCAGCACATTGTGTCCTTGGTTCACCATGTCAAAG AGCAATACTTCAAGTCAGCTGGAATGACCCTAAATGAGAGGTTCACTGCGTATCAAAAAGCAACTGAAGAACACTGCACCCGACAAAAGAGCCCAGAAATACATAG gAGGATTGACATCTCTCCAAGTACCCTGAGGAAGCATACCCGTTTAGCAGGTGAAGAGAGAATCTTTAAAGAAGAAAGTCAAAAA GGAGATAAAAAATTAAGGTGTGATTCTGCTGATCTTCGGCATGACATTGACCGACGTAGAAAAGAACGAAGTAAAGAGCGAGGAGACTCAAAGGGTTCCAGGGAATCCAGTGGGTcaagaaagcaggagaaaactCCAAAAGATTACAAGGATTACAAATCTTACAAAGACGACAG taaacaAAAAAGAGACCAAGACCGTGCTCGGTCCTCCCCATCTTCCTCCCCATCTTCTTCCTCATCCAGTTCTCGAGAAGAAAAGGAttgcaagaaagaaagagatgaaGAGTTCAAAACCCACCATGAACAGAAGGAATACTCTGGTTTTGCAGGAGTCAACAGGCCAAGAGGCACCTTT CATGATGACAGAGATGATGGTGTGGATTATTGGGCCAAAAGAGGAAGAGGCCGTGGTACTTTCCAGCGTGGCAGAGGGCGTTTTAACTTCAAAAAGTCAGGTAGCAGTCCGAAGTGGACACATGACAAATACCAAGGGGATGGGATTgtggaagatgaagaagaaacaattgagaataatgaagaaaaggacagacgcaaagaagaaaag gAATAA